One segment of Curtobacterium poinsettiae DNA contains the following:
- a CDS encoding MFS transporter, which translates to MTAEHTVPTPTGTAPTTPGTTPAKSNHRWIALAVIALAQLMVVLDATIVNIALPSAQADLDFGTDQRQWIVTAYSLAFGSLLLLGGRLGDLFGRKNTFIIGLVGFAVASVLGGLADSFGLLVAARALQGVFGALLAPSALGMLTTTFRDPKERGRAFGIFGSIAGSGAAIGLLLGGVLTEYASWRWCLYVNVVFAVLGVIGALVFMERPPKVERPRIDVLGVITITAGLVGVVYGFSNAETNGWDSPVTIAMLAAGVVLIAAFVFIETRVAHPLLPLRVVLDRDRGGSFIAIGLVAIGMFGIFLFLTYYLEQTLGFSSLQTGLAFLPMPLSIMISATQIGGRLLPRVGPKVLIFAGGLVAATGLLLLLRTDLDSSYAGTVLPALIVIGLGMGTIFSSAMNTATTGVARADAGVASATVNTMQQIGGSIGTALLSTIFADVVSNSLSGLSAAPTKLQQAQATLDGYHVAFGISAGVLVLVALAGGLLINRQSVRVERLARAGSATTGSIPAAAH; encoded by the coding sequence GACCCCCACCGGGACAGCACCCACGACTCCGGGCACCACCCCCGCCAAGAGCAACCACCGCTGGATCGCCCTGGCGGTCATCGCCCTCGCACAGCTGATGGTCGTGCTCGACGCGACCATCGTGAACATCGCCCTGCCCTCGGCCCAGGCCGACCTGGACTTCGGCACCGACCAGCGGCAGTGGATCGTCACCGCGTACTCGCTGGCCTTCGGCTCGCTGCTGCTGCTCGGCGGTCGTCTCGGCGACCTGTTCGGCCGCAAGAACACCTTCATCATCGGGCTGGTCGGCTTCGCCGTCGCGTCGGTGCTCGGTGGCCTCGCCGATTCGTTCGGCCTGCTCGTCGCGGCCCGCGCACTGCAGGGCGTCTTCGGCGCGCTGCTCGCCCCGTCCGCCCTCGGCATGCTGACCACCACGTTCCGCGACCCCAAGGAACGCGGTCGCGCGTTCGGCATCTTCGGGTCCATCGCCGGCTCGGGTGCGGCCATCGGCCTGCTGCTCGGCGGAGTGCTGACCGAGTACGCCTCGTGGCGCTGGTGCCTCTACGTCAACGTCGTCTTCGCCGTGCTCGGCGTGATCGGCGCGCTCGTCTTCATGGAGCGCCCGCCGAAGGTCGAGCGTCCGCGCATCGACGTGCTCGGCGTCATCACCATCACCGCGGGTCTGGTCGGGGTCGTCTACGGCTTCTCGAACGCCGAGACCAACGGCTGGGACTCCCCCGTCACGATCGCCATGCTCGCCGCCGGCGTCGTGCTCATCGCCGCGTTCGTCTTCATCGAGACCCGCGTCGCTCACCCGCTGCTGCCCCTGCGCGTCGTGCTCGACCGTGACCGCGGCGGCTCGTTCATCGCCATCGGCCTCGTCGCGATCGGCATGTTCGGCATCTTCCTGTTCCTGACCTACTACCTGGAGCAGACCCTCGGGTTCAGCTCGCTGCAGACCGGTCTCGCCTTCCTGCCGATGCCGCTGTCGATCATGATCTCGGCGACGCAGATCGGTGGCCGTCTGCTGCCGCGCGTCGGGCCGAAGGTGCTCATCTTCGCCGGTGGCCTGGTCGCCGCGACCGGGCTCCTGCTGCTGCTCCGCACCGACCTGGACAGCTCCTACGCGGGCACCGTCCTGCCGGCGCTGATCGTGATCGGCCTCGGCATGGGCACGATCTTCTCGTCCGCGATGAACACCGCGACGACCGGGGTCGCCCGAGCCGATGCCGGTGTGGCATCGGCGACGGTCAACACGATGCAGCAGATCGGTGGCTCGATCGGCACGGCGCTGCTGTCGACGATCTTCGCGGACGTGGTGTCGAACAGCCTGTCCGGGCTGTCGGCCGCCCCGACGAAGCTGCAGCAGGCCCAGGCCACGCTCGACGGGTACCACGTGGCGTTCGGCATCTCGGCCGGCGTGCTCGTGCTCGTCGCCCTGGCCGGCGGACTGCTCATCAACCGGCAGTCGGTGCGGGTCGAGCGGCTCGCACGTGCCGGGTCCGCCACGACCGGGAGCATCCCCGCCGCGGCGCACTGA
- a CDS encoding sulfurtransferase: MAPVLTSPLVSTQWLADHLGADELVVLDASVHTVGAGFDTTWRPGRDAHEQRGHVPGARFADLIDDFSAADADVPFTRPGAERFEVAAARLGVTNTSTVVVYDDSVGEWSARLWWIFRSFGFDSVAVLDGGFTKWRDEGRPVRVGALRTPAAPSDPDAGAFLAAEERALWADHDRVTRAVSGEEPASLVFAAPWAALGDDHPPIVPGSTPITADTLVDPETNVYLRGAELERAFAAVIGADEIVTYCGVGSAACVDALALTVLGHDRVKVYDGSLADWWRHEQLAS; encoded by the coding sequence ATGGCCCCCGTCCTGACCTCGCCACTCGTGTCGACGCAGTGGCTCGCAGACCACCTCGGTGCTGACGAGCTCGTCGTGCTCGACGCGTCGGTACACACGGTCGGGGCCGGGTTCGACACCACCTGGCGCCCCGGGCGGGACGCCCACGAGCAGCGCGGCCACGTGCCCGGCGCCCGCTTCGCCGACCTGATCGACGACTTCTCCGCCGCAGACGCCGACGTCCCGTTCACCCGCCCCGGCGCCGAGCGCTTCGAGGTCGCCGCAGCACGGCTCGGCGTGACGAACACCTCGACCGTCGTGGTCTACGACGACAGCGTCGGCGAGTGGTCGGCACGCCTGTGGTGGATCTTCCGTTCGTTCGGCTTCGACTCGGTCGCGGTGCTCGACGGCGGCTTCACGAAGTGGCGCGACGAGGGCCGCCCGGTCCGCGTGGGCGCACTCCGCACCCCCGCGGCGCCGTCCGACCCCGATGCCGGTGCGTTCCTGGCCGCCGAAGAACGTGCGCTCTGGGCCGACCACGACCGCGTCACCCGAGCGGTCTCCGGCGAAGAGCCGGCGTCCCTGGTGTTCGCCGCGCCCTGGGCCGCCCTCGGCGACGACCACCCGCCGATCGTGCCGGGCAGCACCCCGATCACGGCGGACACCCTGGTGGACCCCGAGACGAACGTGTACCTGCGCGGTGCCGAACTCGAGCGGGCCTTCGCCGCGGTGATCGGTGCCGACGAGATCGTCACGTACTGCGGGGTGGGCAGCGCCGCGTGCGTCGACGCCCTCGCCCTGACGGTGCTCGGGCACGACCGGGTGAAGGTCTACGACGGCTCGCTGGCCGACTGGTGGCGGCACGAGCAGCTCGCCTCCTGA
- a CDS encoding NAD-dependent epimerase/dehydratase family protein, translating to MSTRRAVILGGTGGIGSAVARALLDASGRGGDDWQVDLVARRGGPVADSLTASGATFVPGDRRDRPVLRDLLRPGADLLVDTVGVTRDDAQQLLPFLDDVGSTVFVSSKAVYADEQGRHANSLDKPVFGGAVTEIQPTVTAGDGDPTSRDGYGAAKVAAEQVLLDHGAPVTVLRPSKVYGVGIGRPREWFVVRRVLDGRERILLADHGRGVDHTTAASGIGSLVRLVADAPDRRILNVADASAPTVLEIVRTIAGHLDHRFDEVLLDEDAPAFVGGTPWSSPSPFVLDTTAARGLGWEPPAFATAVAPELAWLVETAHATPADGDVPWADDPFWDHMFDYGPEDAALALLSLNLG from the coding sequence ATGAGCACCAGACGCGCGGTCATCCTCGGCGGCACCGGCGGCATCGGCTCGGCCGTCGCCCGCGCACTCCTCGACGCCTCGGGCCGCGGCGGCGACGACTGGCAGGTCGACCTCGTCGCCCGACGCGGTGGCCCGGTCGCCGACAGCCTGACGGCTTCCGGGGCCACGTTCGTCCCCGGCGACCGACGCGACCGTCCCGTCCTGCGTGACCTGCTCCGCCCCGGGGCCGACCTGCTCGTCGACACCGTCGGTGTGACGCGCGACGACGCCCAGCAGCTCCTGCCGTTCCTCGACGACGTCGGCTCGACGGTCTTCGTCTCGTCCAAGGCCGTCTACGCCGACGAGCAGGGTCGGCACGCGAACTCGCTCGACAAGCCGGTGTTCGGCGGCGCGGTCACCGAGATCCAGCCCACCGTGACCGCCGGTGACGGCGACCCGACGAGTCGTGACGGGTACGGCGCCGCGAAGGTGGCGGCCGAACAGGTCCTGCTGGACCACGGCGCCCCGGTCACGGTGCTCCGTCCGTCGAAGGTGTACGGCGTCGGCATCGGCCGCCCGCGGGAGTGGTTCGTCGTCCGCCGTGTGCTCGACGGCCGGGAGCGCATCCTGCTCGCCGACCACGGCCGCGGCGTCGACCACACGACGGCGGCGAGCGGCATCGGTTCGCTCGTCCGACTCGTGGCGGACGCGCCGGACCGCCGGATCCTCAACGTCGCGGACGCGTCTGCCCCGACCGTGCTCGAGATCGTCCGCACGATCGCCGGACACCTGGACCACCGGTTCGACGAGGTCCTGCTCGACGAGGACGCGCCCGCCTTCGTGGGCGGCACGCCCTGGTCGTCGCCGTCGCCGTTCGTCCTCGACACCACCGCAGCACGTGGCCTGGGTTGGGAACCGCCGGCGTTCGCGACCGCCGTCGCCCCGGAGCTGGCATGGCTCGTCGAGACCGCCCACGCGACCCCTGCCGACGGCGACGTCCCCTGGGCCGACGACCCGTTCTGGGACCACATGTTCGACTACGGCCCCGAGGACGCCGCCCTCGCACTCCTCTCCCTGAACCTGGGCTGA
- a CDS encoding AAA family ATPase: MPRSEVLFIGGRSGVGKSTAAEALHDLLVAADVRHAVIEGDLLDLAHPAPHVEHPEAHLAEQNLATIWAGYRAIGHHRLVYTNTVSVLEHERLAAAMGDDPLVSVVLLRASDDTTADRLARRAGGAVPQAQLAHSTRTAGRLDAATADTVTRVGTDGQSPAQVAARLAAVTGWLER; the protein is encoded by the coding sequence GTGCCCCGGTCCGAGGTCCTGTTCATCGGTGGACGCTCCGGTGTGGGCAAGTCCACGGCGGCCGAGGCACTGCACGACCTGCTCGTCGCGGCGGACGTCCGGCACGCGGTGATCGAGGGCGACCTGCTCGACCTCGCCCACCCGGCCCCGCACGTCGAACACCCCGAGGCCCACCTGGCCGAGCAGAACCTCGCCACGATCTGGGCCGGCTACCGGGCGATCGGTCACCACCGACTCGTGTACACCAACACCGTGTCCGTGCTCGAACACGAGCGACTCGCGGCGGCGATGGGCGACGACCCGCTGGTCAGCGTCGTCCTGCTCCGCGCGTCCGACGACACGACCGCCGACCGGCTCGCACGACGAGCGGGTGGTGCGGTCCCGCAGGCGCAGCTCGCGCACAGCACGCGGACGGCCGGGAGGCTCGACGCGGCCACCGCGGACACGGTCACCCGGGTGGGCACCGACGGCCAGAGCCCCGCCCAGGTGGCCGCACGGCTCGCGGCGGTCACGGGGTGGCTCGAGCGCTGA
- a CDS encoding thioredoxin domain-containing protein codes for MNDNRLGTSVSPYLRLHADNPVDWREWGPEAFAEARERGVPVLVSVGYATCHWCHVMARESFADPEIGELLRRDFVSVKVDREERPDVDASLMASASAFTQQLGWPLTTFLTPDGHVFFAGTYFPPTPVGQVPAFRQILAAVLDAWTERRHEVDANASAIATAIRQGAVADATARSGEGGAGADPGLPSVDAIRAVTDQLSQAEDTTYGGFGGAPKFPSTPLLEFLADAAADGDAEADGLLERSLHAIRASELTDADGGVFRYATKRDWSVPHYERMLYDNAGLLAVAGAEQARGIADFLRDTLRRADGAFVAAQDSESTIDGRRVEGEWYRRPIAERAQLDPPPLDDQVLTGWNGLAIRGLAIAGARHGDPELVALARGAADAVLAAHVQDGHVAVRSSTPRGVSSAPATVEDVGLLAEGLLELALVTGEVSYATVARSLVDDGLAGRFDVDPVLAAAGTATGEQPQTAMRSGTVALASAAATLGALTGDEALRSAAARLVADRARTGTERPLGHADALGVALALQRPSREIVVVTSGTDDPMRAVAHRARRPGTVVATTTPEQARGWAEAGFSVFEGRDVLEPAAYVCHDRVCELPTRSADALAQQIA; via the coding sequence ATGAACGACAACCGCCTCGGCACCTCGGTCAGCCCGTACCTGCGTCTGCACGCCGACAACCCGGTCGACTGGCGCGAGTGGGGTCCCGAAGCCTTCGCCGAAGCGCGCGAGCGCGGGGTCCCGGTGCTGGTGTCCGTCGGGTACGCCACGTGCCACTGGTGCCACGTCATGGCGCGCGAGAGCTTCGCCGACCCGGAGATCGGCGAGCTGCTCCGGCGGGACTTCGTGTCGGTGAAGGTCGACCGCGAAGAACGGCCGGACGTCGACGCGAGCCTGATGGCTTCGGCGAGTGCGTTCACGCAGCAGCTCGGCTGGCCGCTGACGACGTTCCTGACGCCGGACGGTCACGTCTTCTTCGCGGGGACGTACTTCCCGCCCACTCCCGTCGGGCAGGTCCCGGCGTTCCGGCAGATCCTGGCCGCGGTGCTCGATGCCTGGACCGAGCGTCGGCACGAGGTCGACGCGAACGCCTCGGCCATCGCGACGGCGATCCGGCAGGGTGCCGTGGCGGACGCGACCGCCCGCTCGGGCGAGGGCGGTGCCGGCGCCGACCCGGGCCTCCCGTCCGTCGACGCCATCCGGGCCGTCACGGACCAGCTGTCCCAGGCCGAGGACACCACCTACGGCGGATTCGGCGGCGCGCCGAAGTTCCCGAGCACGCCGTTGCTCGAGTTCCTCGCCGACGCGGCGGCCGACGGGGACGCCGAGGCCGACGGGCTGCTCGAGCGGTCGTTGCACGCGATCCGCGCGTCCGAGCTGACCGACGCCGACGGCGGCGTCTTCCGGTACGCCACCAAGCGCGACTGGAGCGTGCCGCACTACGAACGGATGCTCTACGACAACGCGGGGCTGCTCGCGGTCGCGGGGGCCGAGCAGGCGCGCGGCATCGCCGACTTCCTCCGGGACACGCTGCGGCGCGCCGACGGGGCGTTCGTCGCCGCGCAGGACAGCGAGTCGACCATCGACGGCCGTCGGGTCGAGGGCGAGTGGTACCGCCGGCCGATCGCCGAGCGCGCCCAGCTCGACCCACCACCGCTGGACGACCAGGTGCTCACGGGCTGGAACGGCCTGGCGATCCGGGGGCTCGCGATCGCCGGCGCACGGCACGGCGATCCGGAACTCGTCGCGCTCGCGCGGGGCGCGGCCGACGCGGTCCTCGCCGCCCACGTGCAGGACGGCCACGTGGCGGTGCGGTCCAGCACACCGCGCGGGGTGTCCTCCGCCCCGGCCACCGTCGAGGACGTCGGACTGCTCGCCGAAGGGCTGCTCGAACTGGCCCTGGTGACGGGCGAGGTCTCCTACGCGACCGTCGCACGCTCGCTCGTCGACGACGGCCTGGCCGGGCGCTTCGACGTCGACCCGGTGCTGGCCGCTGCAGGGACCGCCACGGGCGAACAACCGCAGACCGCGATGCGGTCCGGCACCGTGGCGCTGGCATCGGCCGCCGCGACGCTCGGGGCGCTGACGGGCGACGAGGCACTGCGGAGCGCCGCGGCACGACTCGTCGCCGACCGCGCCCGCACCGGGACCGAGCGACCCCTCGGTCACGCGGATGCCCTCGGAGTCGCCCTGGCCCTGCAACGGCCGTCGCGTGAGATCGTCGTCGTCACGAGCGGCACCGACGACCCGATGCGAGCCGTGGCACACCGTGCTCGGCGCCCCGGCACGGTCGTCGCCACCACGACGCCGGAGCAGGCACGCGGCTGGGCCGAGGCGGGCTTCTCGGTGTTCGAGGGACGCGACGTGCTCGAGCCTGCCGCGTACGTCTGCCACGACCGGGTGTGCGAACTGCCGACCCGGTCGGCGGACGCCCTGGCCCAGCAGATCGCCTGA
- the hrpA gene encoding ATP-dependent RNA helicase HrpA → MSSPLPVITYPPELPVSQRRDDIAAAIRDNQVVIVAGATGSGKTTQLPKICLELGREHIGHTQPRRIAARTIAERVAEELGGGELGGLVGYQVRFTDKVSSETRVKLMTDGILLNEIHFDRDLKRYDTIIIDEAHERSLTIDFLLGYLKRLLPRRPDLKLIITSATIDPESFSKHFDDAPIIEVSGRTYPVEIRYRPLVAEDQDDDADDESDSRTGDSGNAADDRDTLQGITDALDELAQEDPGDVLVFLSGENEIRDAQDAIEGKRYPGTEVLPLYGRLSAADQHRVFERRHTPGIRRRVVLATNVAETSLTVPGIKYVIDTGTARISRYSPRAKVQRLPIEAISQASASQRSGRAGRTSAGIAIRLYSEDDFGRRPEYTDPEILRTNLAAVILQMISLGFGDIESFPFLQPPDSRGVKDGLDLLRELRAVDKDGRITKSGRQLTRLPIDPRLGRMVLEAGRQGVGREVIAIVSALSIQDPRERPLEKRAHADQLHARFADPTSDFLTLLNLWNHIEDQQEELSSSAFRRLCKAEFLNYLRIREWQDLYRQLSRAAKQVDVRVGQSRSDDGDAVHRALLAGLLSQIGLRDREKRDYLGSRNTRFVVFPGSVLAKKQPDAVMAAELVETSRLFARTVGRIDPAWVEPLAGDLLKRTYGEPHWEKKQGAVVAYERVTLFGVPIVQRRRVQYSRIDPEHSRELFIRHALVEGEWESQQAFDRANRKLRKELEQLEERTRRRDILLDDENVYEFYDARIPADVATTRDFEGWWRTTRREQPDLLTMRRSDLLDESAAEAAEDDVEYPTQWRSGDQRLAIQYRFEPGAQDDGVSVQVPLALLPRMREEGFDWQVRGLRKELVTALIKSLPKQIRKNVVPAADWAEKIVAELPDDAPTEPTESFRATLAKAIQRMTYVPVSESDFDLSRVPAHLLPTWAVVDERGRRVETGKDLSALQTKLKDRTQQSVASATAKGAGRTGGAARVASAGTGRPLEQSGLTAWPDQDLPQTLDTKQAGGVIRAYPSLVEEGTGPKATVGVQLLATPSDRVVRMPAGVRRLVMHAVPSPVSYIQSHLTAQEKLALAASPYPSTAALFDDVLAAVVDAGIRRAHPDGLVFTKAEFESVRDAVSASVVDTMFTAVSEVAAVLAAQRSAERALKQANSMSLLAALSDMWQQMERLVFPGFVAVAGLDRLRRIRVYLQGIEARVQKLLQNPGRDATWMREVTVATDRYTDAGGTFPPAVGAHPELVHARWMLEEFRLSLFAQELGTAETVSLQRITKALTAAR, encoded by the coding sequence ATGTCTTCTCCGCTGCCCGTCATCACGTACCCGCCCGAACTGCCGGTCTCGCAGCGGCGGGACGACATCGCGGCCGCCATCCGTGACAACCAGGTGGTCATCGTCGCCGGGGCCACGGGCTCCGGCAAGACGACGCAGCTGCCGAAGATCTGCCTCGAGCTCGGTCGTGAGCACATCGGGCACACCCAGCCCCGCCGGATCGCGGCGCGGACCATCGCCGAACGCGTGGCGGAAGAACTGGGCGGCGGGGAGCTCGGCGGGCTCGTCGGCTACCAGGTCCGGTTCACCGACAAGGTCAGCTCCGAGACCCGCGTGAAGCTGATGACCGACGGCATCCTGCTGAACGAGATCCACTTCGACCGCGACCTCAAGCGGTACGACACGATCATCATCGACGAGGCGCACGAGCGCTCCCTGACGATCGACTTCCTGCTGGGCTACCTGAAGCGACTGCTCCCCCGCCGCCCCGACCTGAAGCTCATCATCACGAGTGCGACGATCGACCCGGAGTCGTTCTCGAAGCACTTCGACGACGCCCCCATCATCGAGGTCTCCGGCCGCACCTACCCGGTCGAGATCCGGTACCGCCCCCTCGTCGCCGAAGACCAGGACGACGACGCCGACGACGAGTCGGACTCCCGCACCGGTGACAGCGGCAACGCAGCCGACGACCGCGACACCCTGCAGGGCATCACCGACGCCCTCGACGAGCTGGCGCAGGAGGACCCGGGCGACGTGCTCGTGTTCCTGTCCGGCGAGAACGAGATCCGCGACGCGCAGGACGCGATCGAGGGCAAACGCTACCCCGGCACCGAGGTCCTGCCGCTGTACGGCCGCCTGTCCGCCGCCGACCAGCACCGGGTCTTCGAACGCCGGCACACCCCGGGCATCCGCCGTCGTGTCGTCCTCGCCACGAACGTCGCCGAGACCTCGCTGACCGTGCCCGGCATCAAGTACGTGATCGACACGGGGACGGCACGCATCTCGCGGTACTCCCCGCGGGCCAAGGTGCAGCGCCTGCCGATCGAGGCGATCTCGCAGGCCAGCGCCAGTCAGCGCTCCGGTCGAGCGGGCCGTACGAGTGCCGGCATCGCGATCCGGCTCTACTCCGAGGACGACTTCGGCCGACGTCCCGAGTACACCGACCCCGAGATCCTCCGCACGAACCTCGCCGCGGTGATCCTGCAGATGATCTCGCTCGGCTTCGGGGACATCGAGTCGTTCCCGTTCCTGCAGCCGCCGGACAGCCGCGGCGTGAAGGACGGCCTCGACCTGCTCCGCGAACTCCGTGCCGTCGACAAGGACGGCCGCATCACGAAGTCCGGGCGACAGCTGACCCGACTGCCGATCGACCCCCGGCTCGGTCGCATGGTGCTCGAGGCGGGGCGGCAGGGTGTCGGACGTGAGGTCATCGCGATCGTCAGCGCCCTGAGCATCCAGGACCCCCGCGAGCGCCCCCTCGAGAAGCGCGCGCACGCCGACCAGTTGCACGCCCGGTTCGCCGACCCGACGAGTGACTTCCTGACCCTGCTGAACCTCTGGAACCACATCGAGGACCAGCAGGAGGAACTGTCGTCGAGCGCGTTCCGCCGGCTGTGCAAGGCCGAGTTCCTGAACTACCTGCGCATCCGCGAGTGGCAGGACCTGTACCGGCAGCTCTCCCGTGCGGCGAAGCAGGTCGACGTCCGAGTCGGGCAGTCCCGTTCCGACGACGGTGACGCCGTGCACCGTGCACTGCTCGCCGGACTCCTCAGCCAGATCGGCCTGCGGGACCGCGAGAAGCGCGACTACCTGGGCTCGCGGAACACCCGGTTCGTGGTGTTCCCGGGCAGCGTGCTCGCGAAGAAGCAGCCCGACGCCGTGATGGCCGCCGAGCTCGTCGAGACGAGCCGGCTGTTCGCCCGGACCGTCGGCCGGATCGACCCCGCCTGGGTGGAGCCACTCGCCGGTGACCTGCTCAAGCGCACCTACGGCGAGCCGCACTGGGAGAAGAAGCAGGGCGCGGTCGTCGCCTACGAGCGGGTGACCCTGTTCGGGGTCCCGATCGTGCAGCGCCGACGCGTGCAGTACTCGCGGATCGACCCGGAACACTCCCGTGAACTCTTCATCCGGCACGCCCTGGTCGAGGGCGAGTGGGAGTCGCAGCAGGCCTTCGACCGTGCCAACCGGAAGCTCCGCAAGGAACTCGAGCAGCTCGAGGAACGCACCCGCCGCCGGGACATCCTGCTCGACGACGAGAACGTCTACGAGTTCTACGACGCCCGCATCCCAGCCGACGTCGCCACGACTCGCGACTTCGAGGGGTGGTGGCGCACCACTCGCCGCGAGCAGCCGGACCTGCTCACGATGCGCCGGTCGGACCTGCTGGACGAATCAGCGGCCGAGGCCGCCGAGGACGACGTCGAGTACCCGACCCAGTGGCGGAGCGGCGACCAGCGTCTCGCCATCCAGTACCGCTTCGAACCCGGCGCACAGGACGACGGGGTCAGCGTGCAGGTCCCCCTCGCGCTCCTGCCGCGGATGCGTGAAGAGGGCTTCGACTGGCAGGTGCGCGGCCTCCGCAAGGAACTCGTCACCGCGCTCATCAAGTCGCTGCCGAAGCAGATCCGCAAGAACGTCGTGCCCGCTGCCGACTGGGCCGAGAAGATCGTCGCCGAGCTGCCCGACGACGCCCCGACCGAGCCGACGGAGTCGTTCCGCGCCACCCTCGCCAAGGCGATCCAGCGCATGACCTACGTGCCGGTCTCCGAGTCCGACTTCGACCTGTCCCGCGTCCCCGCACACCTGCTGCCGACGTGGGCCGTGGTCGACGAGCGTGGTCGCCGGGTCGAGACCGGCAAGGACCTGTCGGCCCTGCAGACCAAGCTCAAGGACCGGACCCAGCAGAGCGTCGCCTCCGCCACGGCGAAGGGCGCGGGACGGACCGGAGGCGCGGCTCGCGTCGCATCCGCCGGTACCGGTCGTCCGCTGGAGCAGTCCGGACTCACCGCCTGGCCCGACCAGGACCTGCCGCAGACCCTCGACACCAAGCAGGCCGGCGGCGTCATCCGCGCGTACCCGTCCCTGGTCGAGGAAGGCACCGGCCCGAAGGCGACCGTGGGCGTGCAGCTGCTCGCCACCCCGTCCGACCGCGTCGTCCGGATGCCCGCCGGGGTCCGCCGTCTGGTGATGCACGCGGTGCCGTCGCCCGTGTCGTACATCCAGTCGCACCTGACCGCGCAGGAGAAGCTCGCGCTCGCCGCCAGCCCCTACCCGTCGACCGCCGCGCTGTTCGACGACGTACTGGCCGCCGTGGTCGACGCCGGCATCCGTCGTGCCCACCCGGACGGCCTCGTCTTCACGAAGGCCGAGTTCGAGTCGGTCCGCGATGCCGTTTCGGCCTCGGTCGTCGACACGATGTTCACCGCGGTGTCCGAGGTCGCGGCCGTCCTGGCAGCACAGCGCTCCGCCGAACGAGCACTCAAGCAGGCGAACTCGATGTCGCTGCTCGCCGCCCTCAGCGACATGTGGCAGCAGATGGAGCGCCTGGTGTTCCCGGGGTTCGTCGCCGTCGCGGGGCTCGACCGACTGCGCCGCATCCGCGTGTACCTGCAGGGCATCGAGGCGCGCGTGCAGAAGCTGCTGCAGAACCCCGGACGCGACGCCACCTGGATGCGCGAGGTCACCGTGGCGACCGACCGCTACACCGATGCCGGTGGCACCTTCCCGCCCGCGGTCGGTGCGCACCCCGAGCTCGTGCACGCGCGGTGGATGCTCGAGGAGTTCCGGCTGAGCCTGTTCGCGCAGGAACTCGGGACCGCCGAGACCGTCTCGTTGCAGCGGATCACGAAGGCTCTGACCGCCGCGCGCTGA
- a CDS encoding VOC family protein, whose product MIGTLDVVVLDCPDTRTLARFYAELLGGEIVGFDEDWAELALPFTDHRPILAFQQVDDYRAPDWPGQTVPQQSHLDVKVDDLDDGEAAVLAIGATATGSGTETFRVYLDPAGHPFCLIRPSD is encoded by the coding sequence ATGATCGGCACACTCGACGTCGTCGTCCTGGACTGCCCGGACACCCGCACCCTCGCCCGCTTCTACGCCGAACTGCTCGGTGGGGAGATCGTCGGCTTCGACGAGGACTGGGCGGAACTCGCCCTCCCGTTCACCGACCACCGTCCGATCCTGGCGTTCCAGCAGGTCGACGACTACCGGGCGCCGGACTGGCCGGGGCAGACGGTCCCGCAGCAGAGCCACCTCGACGTGAAGGTCGACGACCTCGACGACGGCGAGGCAGCGGTGCTCGCGATCGGTGCGACGGCGACGGGGTCGGGCACGGAGACGTTCCGCGTCTACCTCGACCCCGCAGGGCACCCGTTCTGCCTCATCCGGCCGTCGGACTGA
- a CDS encoding YbaK/EbsC family protein produces the protein MPTLERVPALVATGFLAIPVAEALVALPAEVVAKIEGAPIDADLADTAAFSEAYGYPLAGGANCIVVAGKRGDEIRYAACVVLASTKLDVNRVVKQLLDVRKASFAPMDEAVELTGMEYGGITPIGLPSSWPLYIDARVLDAPEVVIGAGRRAAKLFLPGAALTALPNVTVVEGLATEPVSPTAG, from the coding sequence ATGCCGACGCTCGAACGTGTTCCCGCCCTGGTCGCCACCGGATTCCTCGCCATCCCCGTCGCCGAAGCCCTCGTCGCGTTGCCGGCCGAGGTCGTCGCGAAGATCGAGGGGGCCCCGATCGACGCCGACCTGGCCGACACCGCCGCGTTCTCGGAGGCGTACGGCTACCCGCTGGCCGGCGGCGCGAACTGCATCGTCGTCGCGGGGAAGCGCGGTGACGAGATCCGCTACGCCGCCTGCGTCGTCCTCGCATCGACCAAGCTCGACGTCAACCGGGTCGTGAAGCAGCTGCTCGACGTCCGCAAGGCGAGCTTCGCCCCGATGGACGAAGCGGTCGAGCTGACCGGCATGGAGTACGGCGGCATCACCCCGATCGGGCTGCCGTCCTCGTGGCCGCTCTACATCGACGCGCGCGTCCTCGACGCCCCGGAGGTCGTCATCGGTGCCGGTCGTCGCGCCGCCAAGCTGTTCCTGCCCGGCGCCGCACTCACCGCGCTGCCGAACGTGACCGTGGTCGAGGGTCTGGCGACCGAACCGGTCAGTCCGACGGCCGGATGA